The proteins below are encoded in one region of Polynucleobacter sp. AP-Elch-400A-B2:
- a CDS encoding cytochrome c5 family protein: MKSLLRPYILAACFFSPLAAFAEPGENTYKQVCAACHSAGVLKAPKFGDKAQWAPLIAEGQVTLTAHGYVGVRGMPAKGGNPNLTVEGFADAVAYMVNEAGGNWKTPDAKTLAAINKEIEARKAGLNKKQ, from the coding sequence ATGAAATCGCTACTTCGCCCCTATATTCTTGCCGCTTGTTTCTTCTCCCCGTTAGCTGCCTTTGCTGAGCCTGGTGAGAATACCTATAAGCAAGTCTGCGCGGCCTGCCATAGCGCTGGCGTTCTAAAGGCTCCTAAGTTTGGTGATAAAGCTCAGTGGGCCCCATTGATTGCCGAAGGTCAGGTCACCCTCACTGCACACGGTTATGTTGGCGTGAGAGGAATGCCTGCAAAAGGTGGTAACCCCAATCTCACAGTCGAAGGATTTGCAGACGCAGTGGCTTACATGGTCAATGAGGCAGGTGGTAACTGGAAGACTCCTGATGCAAAAACCCTAGCAGCTATCAATAAAGAAATTGAAGCGCGTAAGGCCGGCTTAAATAAAAAGCAGTAA
- a CDS encoding GNAT family N-acetyltransferase: protein MTHSQIPIVILIKTWQDAKQDAYPIRKRVFIEEQGVPEEMELDEFDLHARHALAYVDSECIGTARLVTLPGNLGRIGRMAVLPRYRGQGIGRQLLETLLKVSQSQDIKQVELHAQVSVIPFYEQFGFIAQGDIYDEAGIPHRDMILHIQQY from the coding sequence ATGACTCATTCGCAGATCCCTATTGTGATCCTGATTAAAACTTGGCAGGATGCCAAGCAAGATGCTTACCCCATTCGAAAGCGCGTCTTTATCGAGGAACAAGGCGTGCCCGAAGAGATGGAGCTTGATGAATTCGACCTCCATGCTAGGCATGCGCTTGCCTATGTAGACTCAGAATGCATCGGTACAGCTCGCCTAGTTACCCTCCCCGGGAATCTTGGGAGAATTGGACGTATGGCGGTATTGCCAAGGTATCGGGGGCAAGGTATTGGCAGGCAACTACTGGAGACTTTGTTGAAAGTATCCCAATCTCAGGACATCAAACAAGTAGAGTTACATGCACAGGTGTCTGTAATCCCGTTTTACGAGCAATTTGGGTTTATTGCACAAGGCGATATTTACGATGAAGCAGGCATCCCACATCGCGATATGATTCTACATATTCAACAGTATTGA
- a CDS encoding substrate-binding domain-containing protein encodes MRIQIRPTLVFGSKNAKDPAVVDLVWLTALLKDIDHGKTLMSACKKKGLSYRNIWQKLNEVELALGFKLIDRVRGHGSQLSEYARYLIQFTEDFDQKTIRLGQSSLSHLEEGFAQFRVKAKKQWRFASSSDPMIQKAVLNIGGFELITAGSGEALERLLNYEVDIAGYHVSDPQSSLIISKRLQKDGMQIFPVMKRVQGLLVAKGNPLNIISAKDLTKPKVRFINRQKGSGTRLLLDTILAKEGIDAHGIKGYENEEFTHSAIATAILAKKADAGMGVKSIALENGLDFIQLKDEIFFLAMNKDLSLNTDFAKLIRKIRVLSSASPGYKSIGLKRQIAGWL; translated from the coding sequence ATGAGAATTCAGATCCGACCAACCCTAGTTTTTGGAAGTAAGAATGCTAAAGATCCAGCTGTAGTCGATTTGGTGTGGTTAACCGCCTTATTAAAGGATATTGATCACGGCAAAACGCTGATGTCTGCCTGCAAAAAGAAGGGGCTTTCTTATAGAAATATTTGGCAAAAACTTAATGAAGTTGAGCTGGCTTTAGGTTTTAAGCTCATTGATCGTGTGAGGGGGCATGGCTCCCAATTATCTGAATACGCAAGATACTTGATTCAATTTACCGAAGACTTCGATCAAAAGACCATACGATTGGGGCAATCTAGCCTCTCTCACTTAGAAGAAGGTTTTGCTCAGTTTAGAGTGAAGGCCAAAAAACAATGGCGCTTTGCTAGTAGCAGTGATCCGATGATTCAAAAAGCGGTTTTAAATATTGGCGGCTTCGAACTTATTACTGCTGGATCTGGTGAGGCCCTGGAGCGTCTGCTGAACTATGAAGTTGATATTGCCGGCTACCACGTTTCAGATCCACAAAGTTCTTTGATTATTTCTAAGCGACTGCAAAAAGATGGCATGCAAATATTCCCTGTGATGAAGCGTGTACAAGGTCTTTTGGTGGCTAAAGGAAATCCTCTCAATATTATTTCAGCTAAAGATTTAACGAAACCGAAAGTACGCTTCATCAATCGCCAGAAGGGATCCGGTACGCGCCTACTCCTAGATACCATTCTGGCTAAAGAGGGTATTGACGCACACGGCATCAAGGGCTACGAAAATGAAGAGTTCACCCACTCTGCAATTGCTACGGCGATATTGGCTAAAAAAGCGGATGCCGGTATGGGCGTCAAAAGCATTGCATTGGAGAATGGCTTGGATTTCATTCAATTGAAAGACGAAATCTTCTTTCTGGCAATGAATAAGGACCTTAGTCTGAATACGGATTTTGCAAAACTCATTCGGAAAATTCGCGTTCTATCTAGCGCCAGTCCGGGCTATAAGTCGATTGGATTAAAGCGGCAGATTGCGGGTTGGCTTTAA
- a CDS encoding SemiSWEET transporter — translation MNLLPHQIEIIGYCAAFLTTIAFLPQAIQSWRTRDLSGISVGMYSLFTAGVGLWLIYGLIIEKWPLILANALTFALALSILMLKLRSKRQ, via the coding sequence ATGAATTTATTGCCACACCAGATTGAGATCATTGGTTATTGCGCTGCATTTTTAACTACCATTGCCTTTTTACCTCAGGCCATTCAATCCTGGCGTACCCGAGATCTTTCTGGGATCTCAGTGGGTATGTATAGCTTGTTTACCGCTGGGGTAGGTTTGTGGCTTATCTATGGTCTGATTATTGAGAAGTGGCCTTTGATTCTGGCTAACGCCTTGACCTTTGCCTTGGCTCTGAGCATCTTAATGCTCAAGCTCCGTAGC
- a CDS encoding substrate-binding domain-containing protein — MTFSFKQLLVNAITALLLVGSSAYAQEKSIVVSSTTSTEQSGLFGFILPIFKMKSGIDVKVVAVGTGQALDIGRRGDADVVFVHDKPAEEKFVAEGFATKRIEVMYNDFVLIGPKSDPAKIGGGKDIKVAFQKIATAQAPFVSRGDKSGTHAAELRYWKDAAVTVAPSAWYKETGSGMGPALNTASAMNGYILADRATWLSFKNRGDLTILVQGDPKLFNQYGVMLVNPAKFPHVKKAEGQEFIDWITSKNGQDVIASYQIGGEQLFFPNAKK; from the coding sequence ATGACATTCTCATTCAAGCAATTACTGGTAAACGCCATTACCGCACTTTTGCTTGTAGGTAGCTCAGCTTACGCGCAAGAGAAAAGTATTGTCGTTTCCTCAACCACCTCCACAGAGCAATCTGGTCTTTTTGGTTTTATCTTGCCAATCTTCAAAATGAAGAGCGGGATTGATGTCAAGGTAGTTGCTGTTGGAACTGGACAAGCTCTAGACATTGGACGTCGGGGCGATGCTGATGTTGTTTTTGTTCATGACAAACCTGCTGAAGAAAAGTTTGTTGCTGAGGGCTTTGCCACAAAACGTATTGAAGTCATGTACAACGACTTCGTTTTAATTGGACCTAAATCAGATCCAGCCAAAATCGGTGGTGGCAAGGACATCAAAGTCGCATTTCAAAAGATTGCTACAGCTCAGGCACCATTTGTATCGCGTGGTGATAAGAGTGGTACACATGCGGCTGAATTACGTTACTGGAAAGATGCCGCTGTCACGGTAGCTCCAAGCGCCTGGTACAAAGAAACTGGCTCAGGTATGGGTCCAGCCTTAAATACGGCTTCCGCAATGAATGGCTATATCTTGGCTGATCGCGCCACTTGGCTTTCTTTTAAGAACCGTGGTGATTTGACAATCCTGGTTCAAGGCGATCCAAAGCTATTTAATCAATATGGCGTGATGTTAGTTAACCCAGCTAAGTTCCCGCATGTAAAAAAAGCCGAAGGCCAAGAATTCATTGATTGGATTACTTCTAAAAATGGTCAAGACGTGATTGCCAGCTATCAAATTGGTGGCGAGCAACTCTTCTTCCCGAATGCTAAGAAATAA